In bacterium, a single genomic region encodes these proteins:
- a CDS encoding ABC transporter permease, with protein MNEIITTYQPDNSLKQGYHSIFKEIFYELKKNRWLTWQLFKRDFFSLYKQSFIGVLWALIVPIVSVGTFIILNRAGIFKIGAISVPYPVYAILGMAFWQLFATGLINSSNALVKAGSMIVKINFSKKALVIASWAQSIIAFLVQLVLLCVLFTWYGILPGIAALWVPLLMLPLILLTLGLGFMLSLLNGIMRDIGNILSIFVTFLMFLTPVLYTKPKIGMLASISKYNPLYYLVSVPRELVLMGTISEWKGFIISSIISVIVFVACLLVFHLTETRVAERI; from the coding sequence ATGAACGAAATTATAACAACTTACCAGCCCGATAACTCTCTAAAACAGGGTTACCATTCTATCTTTAAAGAAATATTCTATGAGCTTAAGAAAAACAGATGGCTTACATGGCAGCTATTTAAAAGGGATTTTTTCTCCCTTTACAAGCAGTCATTTATTGGCGTTCTATGGGCATTGATAGTGCCTATCGTAAGTGTCGGAACATTCATTATATTAAACAGAGCAGGCATATTCAAAATCGGGGCGATTAGTGTCCCCTATCCTGTCTATGCAATACTTGGTATGGCTTTCTGGCAATTGTTCGCTACAGGATTAATCAATAGCTCAAACGCGCTTGTAAAAGCAGGCTCAATGATAGTGAAAATCAATTTCTCCAAGAAAGCTCTTGTAATTGCCTCATGGGCTCAGTCAATAATAGCGTTTTTAGTTCAATTAGTTCTCCTGTGTGTTTTATTCACATGGTATGGGATTTTACCAGGTATAGCAGCATTATGGGTTCCGCTTCTTATGCTTCCGTTAATATTATTGACATTAGGGCTGGGATTTATGCTATCTCTTCTAAATGGAATTATGCGGGATATTGGCAATATTCTTTCAATATTTGTAACATTTCTGATGTTTCTAACTCCTGTCTTGTATACAAAACCCAAAATAGGGATGCTTGCTTCAATTAGTAAATATAACCCTTTATACTATCTTGTTTCAGTGCCAAGAGAACTTGTATTGATGGGAACAATTTCCGAATGGAAAGGATTTATAATATCAAGCATCATATCAGTAATTGTTTTTGTCGCATGCCTGCTTGTATTTCATCTGACAGAGACAAGAGTTGCGGAAAGAATTTAA
- a CDS encoding response regulator — MIVKKKQILVIENTPDVARYLKEKLESWGFEVTIASSGRAALNKISETLPALILLEENMPGMDGIHTLRLIRDLDEDIPVIMLSDYIPQELVDEKENLKIAGFSPKGYEFNKSAIMIREALLKKEKTSEKKKILVVEDEPDVRKALKIRLEDNNWDVLLAADGDEALKEIRKSRIDLIILDIMLPKMNGYKICRLIKFDAKYKHIPVIMLTVRAEKEDKISGMEAGAEEYITKPYSSELLIGKIRKYLEE; from the coding sequence ATGATTGTTAAAAAGAAACAAATTCTGGTGATAGAGAACACGCCTGATGTAGCTAGATATTTGAAGGAAAAATTAGAAAGCTGGGGATTTGAAGTAACTATAGCTTCATCCGGGAGAGCTGCTTTAAATAAGATATCGGAAACGCTGCCTGCTCTTATTCTGTTGGAGGAGAACATGCCAGGGATGGATGGGATTCACACTCTTCGGTTAATAAGAGATTTAGACGAAGACATTCCTGTAATAATGTTATCTGATTATATTCCTCAGGAATTAGTAGATGAGAAAGAAAATCTCAAAATAGCAGGATTCTCCCCTAAGGGATATGAATTTAATAAATCAGCTATAATGATTCGAGAGGCTCTTCTAAAAAAGGAAAAAACTTCTGAGAAGAAGAAAATTCTGGTGGTAGAAGACGAGCCGGATGTTCGCAAAGCTCTCAAGATACGGCTGGAGGATAACAACTGGGATGTCCTTTTAGCTGCTGATGGAGATGAAGCTTTAAAAGAAATCCGAAAGTCTCGCATTGATCTCATTATTTTGGATATTATGCTTCCTAAAATGAATGGTTATAAAATATGCCGCCTTATCAAATTTGATGCCAAGTACAAACATATACCGGTAATAATGCTGACAGTGAGAGCAGAGAAAGAAGATAAAATATCGGGCATGGAGGCTGGAGCAGAAGAGTATATAACCAAACCCTATTCTTCCGAACTATTAATAGGTAAGATAAGAAAATATTTAGAAGAGTAA
- a CDS encoding nucleotidyl transferase AbiEii/AbiGii toxin family protein, whose translation MLTYDSLIEQAKSREMPPTKIRGILREYLQILILKELYRTEAGKKLYFTGGTYLRLVRNTKRFSEDLDFNANKITKEEFENLLGNVKRELKRTGLESHIVFTHWGNVYVSKLIFPNVERMYSVISKYSKKKGIIIKVETNNPKWEIKNETQVISGFGEFYPCICTDRSVLFADKIDALTKKNRGRHLYDIIFMLSNKFPISKSILRSLGIKKDPLKVISDKVKSLSKEELKKQAEILRPFLFEESEADLIANAHSIIPPLIEQYRASIQDRG comes from the coding sequence ATGCTTACTTATGACTCTCTCATAGAACAAGCAAAATCCAGAGAAATGCCTCCTACGAAAATTAGGGGAATTCTAAGAGAATATCTTCAGATCCTCATTCTCAAGGAACTCTATAGAACTGAAGCAGGAAAGAAGCTTTATTTTACAGGAGGAACCTATTTAAGATTAGTTCGCAATACTAAAAGGTTCTCAGAAGATCTGGATTTTAACGCCAACAAAATAACAAAGGAAGAATTTGAGAATCTTTTGGGAAATGTAAAGCGAGAACTCAAAAGAACAGGATTAGAAAGCCATATAGTATTTACTCACTGGGGAAATGTGTATGTTTCAAAACTAATCTTTCCTAACGTAGAAAGAATGTACAGCGTTATATCAAAATATTCGAAGAAAAAAGGCATAATAATAAAAGTAGAAACAAATAACCCAAAATGGGAAATAAAAAATGAAACCCAAGTAATATCAGGTTTTGGCGAATTTTATCCCTGTATATGCACAGATAGAAGTGTTTTATTTGCAGATAAAATAGACGCGCTTACCAAAAAGAATAGAGGAAGGCACCTGTATGATATTATATTTATGCTTTCAAATAAATTCCCTATCAGTAAAAGTATCTTAAGATCTCTGGGTATAAAGAAAGATCCTTTAAAAGTTATATCAGATAAGGTGAAAAGTTTATCAAAAGAAGAATTGAAAAAGCAGGCGGAGATATTGAGACCTTTTCTTTTCGAGGAAAGTGAAGCGGATTTAATTGCAAACGCTCACAGTATAATCCCGCCACTGATAGAACAATATAGAGCATCTATCCAAGATAGAGGATAA
- a CDS encoding four helix bundle protein, translated as MKTHKDLDVWKSSMSLVEEVYNITREYPQEEKFSLINQIRRASVSVPSNIAEGAARNSTKEFIQFLYIALGSLSELETQLLLSQRLGYLSDKKEIFANVEQIRRMLLGLIKFLKGKPS; from the coding sequence GTGAAGACACATAAAGATTTAGATGTTTGGAAGAGTAGTATGAGTTTAGTTGAGGAAGTATATAACATCACACGAGAATATCCACAGGAAGAGAAATTTTCATTGATTAATCAAATTAGAAGGGCATCTGTTTCTGTTCCAAGTAATATTGCTGAGGGTGCGGCAAGAAATTCAACAAAAGAATTTATTCAGTTTCTATATATCGCACTTGGTTCCCTTTCAGAATTGGAAACACAATTACTTTTATCTCAAAGATTGGGATATCTATCTGATAAGAAAGAAATTTTTGCAAATGTTGAACAGATAAGACGAATGCTTTTAGGCTTAATAAAATTCTTAAAAGGAAAACCCTCATGA